The Arachis ipaensis cultivar K30076 chromosome B07, Araip1.1, whole genome shotgun sequence genome includes a window with the following:
- the LOC107608134 gene encoding uncharacterized protein LOC107608134 — MIRGIVSALVVVVDNGRVLDPIRVRTKGTGRGNVQVGVRGVKRRKCSTCGIVGHHRTRYPNRVNISVPNSQDEVPQMVSQSAARAEFPLARSLSIENIGVRDCYRPSVADTSDFGAAADGCSQK; from the exons ATGATTCGGGGAATAGTGTCGgcattggtggtggtggtggacaATGGTAGAGTACTAGATCCGATTAGGGTTCGTACTAAGGGCACCGGGCGTGGTAATGTACAGGTTGGGGTGAGGGGAGTGAAGCGTAGAAAGTGTAGCACGTGTGGGATAGTCGGACATCATCGAACTCGATACCCAAATCGGGTGAATATATCGGTGCCGAACAGCCAGGATGAGGTGCCACAAATGGTGTCACAGTCTGCGGCGCGT GCTGAATTTCCTCTTGCGCGTAGCCTTTCGATCGAGAATATTGGGGTGAGGGATTGCTATCGTCCATCAGTGGCGGACACTTCCGACTTTGGAGCAGCTGCGGATGGGTGTTCTCAAAAGTAA
- the LOC107606809 gene encoding protein FAR1-RELATED SEQUENCE 5-like: MLAEIEIKEFEKHWEAMLDECGVQDVEWVQDLYTKKLYWATAYIHGRFFADIRTTSRCESLHAKLGRFVERRNAILDFVMNFQRCVEFLRDNEDEMDFRSSYGTLVLHTQFPEIEKSGAMKYTREIFSRFCESLQRCVRITVVESQPREGGTIYVTQKYMRSGRKWNVIHVLASDKHTCSCQRMESFGLPCVHILSVLVRLDVGSFPDTLVLERWTKSAKFGWEHFCSTASVWLSLCVTTTTYSSCIQSR; the protein is encoded by the coding sequence ATGCTTGCTGAAATTGAGATAAAAGAGTTTGAAAAGCATTGGGAGGCAATGTTGGATGAGTGTGGAGTCCAAGATGTAGAGTGGGTTCAGGATCTATACACGAAGAAATTATATTGGGCAACTGCATACATACACGGTAGGTTCTTTGCTGACATCAGGACGACATCGCGATGTGAATCGCTGCATGCGAAGCTAGGTAGGTTTGTGGAGAGGAGGAATGCGATACTCGACTTTGTGATGAACTTCCAGCGTTGTGTTGAGTTCCTCAGAGATAACGAGGATGAGATGGACTTCCGGTCGTCGTATGGGACCCTCGTACTACATACTCAGTTTCCAGAAATAGAGAAATCTGGAGCAATGAAGTATACCCGAGAGATATTTTCAAGGTTCTGTGAATCCTTGCAAAGGTGTGTTCGGATAACTGTTGTGGAGAGTCAGCCACGTGAGGGCGGTACTATTTATGTGACCCAAAAGTATATGCGATCGGGAAGAAAGTGGAATGTTATCCATGTGTTGGCTTCGGATAAACATACGTGCAGTTGCCAAAGAATGGAATCGTTTGGGCTACCTTGTGTGCATATACTCTCAGTTTTGGTTCGGTTAGACGTGGGTTCTTTTCCAGACACCTTGGTCTTGGAGAGGTGGACTAAGTCGGCCAAGTTCGGATGGGAGCATTTCTGCAGCACTGCAAGCGTTTGGCTCAGCTTGTGTGTAACAACGACGACTTATTCAAGTTGTATTCAAAGCAGATAG